Proteins encoded within one genomic window of Gallus gallus isolate bGalGal1 chromosome 1, bGalGal1.mat.broiler.GRCg7b, whole genome shotgun sequence:
- the TSC22D1 gene encoding TSC22 domain family protein 1 isoform X6: MHTSSSGASVVAIDNKIEQAMDLVKSHLMYAVREEVEVLKEQIKELIEKNSQLEQENTLLKTLASPEQLAQFQAQLQTGSPPSSGQAQGTAQQPAQPASQGSGPSA, translated from the exons CTCCTCCGGTGCGAGCGTGGTAGCCATCGACAACAAGATCGAGCAGGCCATG GACCTGGTGAAGAGCCACCTGATGTACGCCGTGCGGGAGGAGGTGGAGGTCCTGAAGGAGCAGATCAAGGAGCTGATAGAGAAGAACTCgcagctggagcaggaaaaCACGCTGCTCAAAACGCTCGCCAGCCCGGAGCAGCTCGCCCAGTTCCAGGCGCAGCTGCAGACTGGTTCCCCGCCATCCTCCGGCCAGGCGCAGGGCACGGCACAGCAGCCCGCCCAGCCGGCCTCACAGGGCTCGGGGCCCTCGGCGTAG
- the TSC22D1 gene encoding TSC22 domain family protein 1 isoform X3, whose amino-acid sequence MDLVKSHLMYAVREEVEVLKEQIKELIEKNSQLEQENTLLKTLASPEQLAQFQAQLQTGSPPSSGQAQGTAQQPAQPASQGSGPSA is encoded by the exons ATG GACCTGGTGAAGAGCCACCTGATGTACGCCGTGCGGGAGGAGGTGGAGGTCCTGAAGGAGCAGATCAAGGAGCTGATAGAGAAGAACTCgcagctggagcaggaaaaCACGCTGCTCAAAACGCTCGCCAGCCCGGAGCAGCTCGCCCAGTTCCAGGCGCAGCTGCAGACTGGTTCCCCGCCATCCTCCGGCCAGGCGCAGGGCACGGCACAGCAGCCCGCCCAGCCGGCCTCACAGGGCTCGGGGCCCTCGGCGTAG
- the TSC22D1 gene encoding TSC22 domain family protein 1 isoform X2 → MSSSSGASVVAIDNKIEQAMDLVKSHLMYAVREEVEVLKEQIKELIEKNSQLEQENTLLKTLASPEQLAQFQAQLQTGSPPSSGQAQGTAQQPAQPASQGSGPSA, encoded by the exons ATGAGCAG CTCCTCCGGTGCGAGCGTGGTAGCCATCGACAACAAGATCGAGCAGGCCATG GACCTGGTGAAGAGCCACCTGATGTACGCCGTGCGGGAGGAGGTGGAGGTCCTGAAGGAGCAGATCAAGGAGCTGATAGAGAAGAACTCgcagctggagcaggaaaaCACGCTGCTCAAAACGCTCGCCAGCCCGGAGCAGCTCGCCCAGTTCCAGGCGCAGCTGCAGACTGGTTCCCCGCCATCCTCCGGCCAGGCGCAGGGCACGGCACAGCAGCCCGCCCAGCCGGCCTCACAGGGCTCGGGGCCCTCGGCGTAG
- the TSC22D1 gene encoding TSC22 domain family protein 1 isoform 2 (isoform 2 is encoded by transcript variant 2) — MNAQCCRPVAMDLGVYQLRHFSISFLSSLLGTDSSSLRLDSSSSGASVVAIDNKIEQAMDLVKSHLMYAVREEVEVLKEQIKELIEKNSQLEQENTLLKTLASPEQLAQFQAQLQTGSPPSSGQAQGTAQQPAQPASQGSGPSA; from the exons ATGAATGCCCAATGTTGTAGACCGGTGGCAATGGATCTAGGAGTTTATCAACTGAggcatttctccatttcttttctctcgTCCCTGCTGGGCACCGACAGCTCCTCCCTGAGGCTCGACAGTAG CTCCTCCGGTGCGAGCGTGGTAGCCATCGACAACAAGATCGAGCAGGCCATG GACCTGGTGAAGAGCCACCTGATGTACGCCGTGCGGGAGGAGGTGGAGGTCCTGAAGGAGCAGATCAAGGAGCTGATAGAGAAGAACTCgcagctggagcaggaaaaCACGCTGCTCAAAACGCTCGCCAGCCCGGAGCAGCTCGCCCAGTTCCAGGCGCAGCTGCAGACTGGTTCCCCGCCATCCTCCGGCCAGGCGCAGGGCACGGCACAGCAGCCCGCCCAGCCGGCCTCACAGGGCTCGGGGCCCTCGGCGTAG